From the genome of Tenrec ecaudatus isolate mTenEca1 chromosome 1, mTenEca1.hap1, whole genome shotgun sequence:
TTGGTCACCCAGAAGCAGCAGAGGCTCTGgtggtgggggaggtgcccaAACCCCAACGGCTGActcctcactccctgcctgccttcctcctcCCACGCTCTGCAAGGACCCTTGGCTTTTGTCCCTGAAGTAACTGGTCTGTGACCCCAGGGGGGACTCTGGGGAAGCACTCTGTGTTCTTTAGACCGATAAGCTGCCCTGTGGGGCACAGGCAAGAACTCCTGGCTCGCTGTGATCAAAGTCCTTGTCCTGCAGGAATTTGCTCAGCCTTGGAAAGCAGCTTGCTCAGCATCCCTTTcttgtgtttttctcatttctgaAGCCAACAGAGGGTGGGCCTGGGGTGGGGAGCGTTAGCTGAGCAAAGCTGAGCAACAGAGGGACCATGGCAGGACGTCAACCTGGGTCCTCACTTTCCCATCCTGGGACATCACCTTTATGCTCTACGAACAGAACACCCATCTCTccatcccccctaccccccacccccacacaccctctTCAAGCCACTTCCTTCATCCTGCGTGGCCCTAAGTGGAGCCTGGTCCCCGCCGAGTCAGAGCACTTGTCCAGAGTTAGTGAGTGCTTGGAAACATTCCTGTTCCTAAAATGTCCAGCCAAGTCCTGCCCTGGAGCTGGGGTCTGTGCACAGGCCTGGGAGTTGTGCCGTGGTGTGCCTTCGACCTTACAACCTACGAGCATCTGGTTTGCGGGGCTGCAGCCACAGCTGGAGCCTGAACTCTGTTTTGCAGCAGCCTAAGTTCAGACACCCTCGAGCTCTTCATGTTTGTCTGACCATTGGACCACAGCCATTTAGAGCACgggagagcaaggatgtcacgttgaggactaaggtgcatctggccCGAACCACGGGGTTCTCCTTTGCAGCATCTGCGCGTGAAAGGTGGCCACCGAATAAGGAAGCATCGACGCATTTGAGtcggggtgctggagaagagtgctGAAAGCACCGTGGCTGCTGAAGGACGGACCTAGCAGATGCACAGCCAGGGTGCCCCttcgaggcaaagatggcgagacgcgGCCTTCCTCGAGGAGACAGACGGACACTGTGACTGCCAAAATACAACACGAAACCACCAGGGAGAGACAGACCGACTAACTAGAGAACCTGCCAAGcatatctttctcagagaaaatCAACTATGTTCTTCTTCTTCTACCAACCAAATCATGCCTGACCACTAAGTCGCGGTAAACGGGTACCAGTAGTCATCTGAAAAGCCATCTTGGTGATTCAATAGGTTTAACACATCTTATTGGATCCCTGGAAAAAGGTATGcttgtaaagtggaaggtcaagggaaagggGACGGTGaactggcacagcggctgcaaccgtaggtgaggatggtgcagaggtgggcagtgttgtgttctgttgcacatagggttccGATGGGTCAGGCCGGaacggacagcacctaacagcagcaacaacattggaaccctggtagtgcagtgagttaagcactggcctgctaaccgcCAGGTTTGTGGTCTGTCCCTGTAAATATTCAGTCTCAGGGATCCTGCGGGATTGTtcactctgtgagttggaatcaactccttcGTTGGGCGTGGTTTTTGAAGACACAAGGTTGACTCTTTTACTGACCCCTCCCAGGGATATGGCCTGTCGACTTTGTAagtggccctggtggtgcagtggattaaatTCTGGGCTACTGAGCACAAGGTTAGTTATTCAAATTCACTagcgaaagatgaggcagtctgttgtATTCGATCCTCAACTCTGCTCACACTTGATTTTTGGAAGGCTATCGTTTATAGTGAGGTGCCGCGgtggtgatgtaatggttatGTTTtgcgaacctcaaggtcagcagttcgaaaccaccacggggagaaagaggaggttggggctgttctaccctgtcctgtgggtagAACatggagttggcatggactcgatggtttATGATTTTACGGTAGGAGCCCTAAATCTATTTTTGAGTCTTCACATAGATCTAGCCACCACCAAGTCCTATCTGACCATCGGCTAGCAATGCGGGGAGTTTGGGATTGAAAAGTAGATTGCTACCATTCCACTCAGCTAGCCAGCCCAAGGAGGGGTAGTCTTGCCCTCAGggccttgcctgggtgtgtccttgatggaaatTGGAATGCTAGGGTCACTTAATCACACCCTGATTGTCTTGCTTAGAGGGCCCTAAACTAATCTTGTCCACTCTTGTAATCTGCAATTGTGTCAATATCTCAATCACAGTCCCTTTCCTATTTCTAGTGGTGCTGGCAGGTACACCTGGGGCTGCTGAAGGCAATgtaaatggttcaaacccaccaactgttctgagggagaaaggtgaggctgtctccaAGGACAGCCTTGGAGtatggagggagcactagaactgacggagattgcacaactcattctaAAAGTGGTCTCACCattccacccagagatgccttgcagaaaggcctggcagtctgctcccccCAAAATTAACTGTCGGACCCTCCTTGGCGCATGGTTGTCCTCGCACACACCTgcggtcgccaggagtcagatcAACTTGGTGGTGACAGGTGTGTGTTGCGCCCAGAGCTGTGCTCAGCGCTGTATACACCTGGGCCCAGTGAACCCTCAGAGGGTCGCATGGATGGCGTCTGGATCACGAGCACAGCCTGGTAGTCCTCGGGGACATCTGTGTGGGCTACTGACTACCTGTGTGGCCTGGAGCCAATTGCTCACCTCCTCCTAGCTGGCGTTTTCTCCCCTGGGAAATGGAGCTGATGGTAACAGAACCTCCCTCCTAAAAATGCCTTGTTCCATGGggagaatggaaaggaagagagcAGCGCCTGGGCCATGGAACGCGCTCAGTAGGCGGCAGCTGTgtgtcccctcccctgcccctgagAGGAAGCTGAGGCTGCGGGTGAAGTGACCATGCTCACGCGAGACTCTCGAAGTTTAGGGAGGGTAACAGCGGAGCCTGCGATCTGCAGCCCTGGATGAACTTGAGACCATTGGCACTCCGCTTTGGGATGTCCTCTGTCCTTCCCCACTACAGGGGACAGAGCTGGGATTCTGAGAACAGACTCAACCAGGTGCTGAAGGCTTGCAGGAACGTGTCGCCAGGGTGACAAAAAGACTTTCTCAGGCTCATGCCACCATTTAGTCCTTCCTGTTTctgcacctctctctctctctctctctctctctctctctctcaactccgACCAATGCTGAGATCTCTTAGGTCCAATGGATTTGCCAGCTCTTTCTCtaacgagccctggtggcgcagtggttaagtgcttggccgcTAGTGTCCCGTCCTCTCGCCCCCCctcccacacccccccccaccggCTCCTGGAGAACCAGCGGTGGCAGTCTGCATCTGTAAAAGTCACACGCAGGCTTGGAGACCCCATGGAGCAGCTCCGTGCTGCCCCATAGGTGGCTGTGGGTTGGCGCAGGGAGCTGCGGCGGCTGGTGGCTTATGCCCTGGGCTGCTCGCTTCTTGGTTGGAACCCACAGCAGTGAATTGTTTGGCTTAtgaatcggcattgacttgatgcctAAAGGTGGCCTCCTCTCTGTTGCTAAATGGAGTTTAAGTGCGCGGCCTTGAGAAACTCAGTAACCAATCTGTTTCCAGCACGGTTCTGTTCTGTGCCCCTCGTGCAGTTTTCCCATCTCTAAAAGCCCTCCGAGTCCACTCTAGCTCAAAGTGGCCCTAGAGGACGGAGCACAACTGCCCCGCGGTCCCCTGCATGGTCTCGGAGCCATAAAGATGTGCCAGGCACCGTGCTAGACTCTGGACTCATCCAGAAGTTACTCAGTGAGTGTGCCTGGAGGTCAGCTCCCAGGAGTCCGAAAGGAAGCAGACCCACGGCACCCCTCCAAGTACCTGCTCCAAAGTCGATGGCCCTTAGGGCGTCCGCTATGTATTCTAAGTCCAGCGTGAAGTAGTCCATGTTCTCAAAGCCCTGCTCTGTCTTCCCCAGCTGACAGCCCTTGGAAGCTTCCACAATGCtacgggagagagagagagacacgggTGAGGTCTCTGGGGCTTGATGCAGGAAGGGGTGTCTTAGCTCTTGTTTAGGGGGCACCACACTCCTGTGCTTGCCCCTAgggtccccctggaggggtggagCATTCTCTCTCCAGGCAAAACAGCAATGGATGATATGAGAGGAGGAGACACCAAGGTCAGAGGTCTCCAGCACCCCATTACAAAGGAGGAGGCCCAGGGGAAGGAACCAGAGAGCCTGGGGTCATAGCCCCCGGGCAGATACTGACCTTTTGATGAGGGGCTTGGCACCCTGtaaggggagagagaaagggtTAAGGCTCAGAAGAGGTAGCCCCAGGACATCAGCACAATTGGTGACTGGTATTGCGTGTGGACACTTGGTGCCATTTCTTAGCCCACTGGCGGTCCAGTCCGCTCACTGAGCTCAGCCCCTCTGTCCCTGGCTTGCTCCAGCTTTGGACATCACCTTAGGGTGCTCCTATTGACCTCACAGTAAACCCGAATCTCCAAACCCACGGCCATGTCCCACTTTCCTTCTCAAACCTAACGCCTGACTCAGAGTCCGGCCCCGACCAGGTGCTCAGGACATTTTTCTCCAACTGAAGTGTGATGTTTGATAGCTGAGCCCCGGTCTCTCTCCTTCACTAGCCAGTGAGCTCTTCTGGGACAGGGTGGGGTCTTGTTCCTCTccatcacccacccaccccccgcccagtGGTCAGCCTATATATACTTCATAGCCTCTTCCAATGGCACtgaacttagcagcccaacggggCTTTCTGCAAGCGTCCTCTCTTGAGCTCTTGGGGGAGTCATGAAGAGGAAGGGAGGGGTTACTGCATGCCCATTTGGCAGAGCAAGAAACCGAGGGGAGGATTACAGGAGGTGCCCCAAGGCACACAGGGCGCAGCAGAGAGAGACCAAGGCTTGAGCCATAGAGCTGTTGGGGGCTAGCCCTGCTCACCAGGAGGAAGGTGGCGCCCCCGGGCTCGTCCAGGGACTGGATAGCCGTCTCCACCAGCTTGGTGGACTTGTCCAGCTGCTCCCGGTACTGCTGGATGAGGGCCTCGATGAAGGCCAGCTTCTCCTCCTGCTCGCTGGTGACCCGCTGCAGCAGCTCGCTCTTCTTCTCGTCCAGAATGGCGTACAGGGCGTCGAACTTCTGGCTCAGCGCCTCCTTCACCTGGTGGCTGTTCTCCTGAAGGCAGACATCTGGGAGTCACATCCCGTGGAATCCTAGTCCTGACCGTGGCATTTCCTTCCTGAGGAAAGTGTGCCTGGGGACAAACCTCTAAAGCCAGAAGAAATCTTACTGCACTCCGattttacagaagaggaaatAAAGGGGTAGCTGGAAGAAAGCACTTGCTTAAGCTAATCTGTCTGCCGGTAAATAGGGGAGCTGGTGTCATGGAGAACAGGAGTCCCTCCCTCAGAAAGCCTCGAGGTACTTTCGGAACTTACATGGTGAACGCCTGGTTTGCGGGAGGCTATGGGCAACAGGGGAAGCCCCCAATCCCTTGGCAGGGCCCCCGGGGTGAATCCCCTCCGACCATAGGGGAGGGGTGCAAACAGCCCTGCTAACttagagagggcattacaaaccCGGTGCTGGCAGATGCAGTTCAGTTGAGATGTAACACCCTATCATCTGATCTCCCCTGTGCCCCATTGTCAAGTTCTTTCTGGTTTTGCTAGTTCCTGCTTTCTCTTTGGTTACGGTCTTTCTGTGTATTGTCTAGTCGCTGtctagggttttgttgttgttcatgcgTGTGCTTTGTATGGTTTTGTGTGCTTGTGCTTCGTTTTGGGTGATTTTCTGCATTGGAAATGCGGTTTTGgtggatctatagagacagtacctgAGTCGGGGCGTGGCGGGGGAGCTAACAACCGTGAGCCCAAGAGGACGATGCTGAGAAtcggattgtggtggtgattgcacagatCGCCCTAATGCAACGGAACGACTAAACTGTGTGCtcagtgaagtatatgccaacgaaacgatgctttaaaaaaaaaagacaccgggGTCAGATGCCCTGCCTGACAGCAGCGTGGATGgcatgttgggctgccagccacagggtcagcaggctggaaagccccagctgctccttgggagaaagatgaggctgcctactcccGTGAGTCAAGGATCGCCATGAGTCGCGGTGGGTTCTTTGGGGGGTTTTTTAGGGTCAGATGGGATGGCACATTCTGGGTGTCCCATGCATCCTGAGTCACACGCACTCTTTCTCCCATTTGAAGACCAAGACTAGATCCTGGAAGGTGGTGTCCCTTGGCCCTAGGAGGGGCAGACGTACAAGGAGCTCTTCCCTCAGTGGCCTGTCTATTAAAGATCCCTTCTCTTCAACACAGATGCTACATTGTTGTCCCCTGATCTATAAAATGGGTGTGATCCCACCCCACCAGACTCACGATTCTGGTCTCCCATCAGCTCGAGATCTTCCCGCGGAGAGGACAATGGCCCCCTTCTCCTTTTAAACCTAACCTGCACATGGGCCCCCACTCACCAACACGGCACCTCCCCCAATCTCACCTCTGGGTCCTTACCCCAATGGGAGATGAGAAATCTTAGGTACTTTGTCAGACATGGAAAAGGTCCCTTCCCCTCTCAACAGCTTTGCTGCTCAAAGCTGTGGTCTGTGGACCAGCAACTCGGGCCAACGCTGAAGCTCACTCGTGCCTGTTTTCCTGTCTACTGAGGACGACTCTCTGTCTGGACAGACTCGGGGACTTGTGTGCATTTTAAAGCTTGGAGAGCGTGGGTCTGCAGCACACCAGTGAACTGTGCTTTGAAAACCCCTCTTCCGCTGATGCacggtgaccttataggacagagtagaactgccccctgtggattcccGAGACTGTTGTTCTTGTGATGACcggctgctgatcttgtggttagcagatcaaTGCATCACCATcaagcctccagggctcctacccTGGGCTGGAAAATACCGTAATTTATTGACGGGCCAAGCGCTGGTCAGGGACCAGGTGTGTCTTGCTCACCACCCATCCCCAAGCACCCTGGGCACAACTGGACATGCAGCCGGGCTCCAGAAGCATCTGAGGGATGAGTGGAGGAATGAGTTTGTCCCTCCCCTGCTGTTCCTGCTTGGTCACTTAGGCTCCATGCCCCGACCTCAAGTCACAGTCCACGAGTGAGCATGCAGGTCTCACCCCTGAGGCTGGGCTACACCCGCTAGCTAGACCTCTCCAGCCACCCTCACCTTGGTCACCCGACAGGAGTCCTCCAGCTGCGAGATGATGGTGTTCACCCGGTCATTGCCCGCCACCAGCATGGAGATGCAGTTACTCAGTTCCGTCTGGAGCGGAGAAGGGTGGGGGTCAGCAAGCAGAGACAGAGTCTTGGGGGCTGCCCTCTCCCTCCAGGCCATCACGTGacagccgcccccccccctctGCTAGGAAGAGCCTCCAGCTGGGCTCGGGACCCTCTCTCTGGGGCCATAACAGACAATAGAAGAGAAAGTGCGACCCCTGATTGTACACAGGAGGCCcatgagagggaaaatgagcactCCCAAGCACACAGCAAGGTCCTGGTAGAGGTGGGGGTTTCTTTTTAGGCGAGGAAGGGGTGCAAGAAAGAAACAGTTGGAGCGTTCTGGAAGTGAGAGGCCCAGGGACAGGTGAGCAGGAAGAAGTAAGTACAGAAAGAGAGGGCCTACCCGAGTATCAGGGCAGGGTGGCGGGGCTCACTCAGGCCCAGGGCCCCGATAGGGCTTTCAGCTGCCTCCTGCTGCCGGGGACTGTGGGACCCGTGATCGGTTAGGGCCACAGGAAGAGCTGTCTAGGGCCCAGCGTGTGCTGGGAGGGAGAAGGCATGGCCTGAGAGGGCCCTGGTGGCTGGGCCATTCCCCTGGGGCCACACCAGGTGCTCTCAAGTGGCTCTATGTATAGCCCATGAGCTCAGCCACCTCCCTCAGGACGGCAAGGCTGGCCATCCCTGCGGCCTGGGAAGTCCCCCCAGAGGGAGTAGTCCTGAAAGGCCGGCTCAGCAGATCTTCCGAGGATCAAATCCACATCCTGAATCATCAGTTGCCAGCAGGCAcccgctgggggtggggggttgggaggaCCGTGATGGTTTAGTTCAGTACCTTTTGACCCTGGAAGACATTCTGCAGCGGGGCCACCTcacaggcctggtgggccccgaACACCTTGCACATGGAGCAGGTGGGGACCTCGCAGGTGAGGCAGTAGATGTTGATTTTCTCGTCCTCGTGTTCCTTGCACATGGGGTGGCTGCCCTTCTGCAGGGGTCGACTAAAGGGAAGCGCAGTCGTCAACCCCAGGGGAGGAGGGACATCCCACTTTCTGCCTCCTCTCCCAGCCCCTGTCAGCGGGGTCGGGCTGGGGCCACTGGGACCACACTTCCTTTCCATTCTCTGGGGACTGGAAATCAGGGACGCCAACGACATCAAGGCCACCCCACATCTGAGAACACAGCCCCCAGCTAGCCCCGTaccggggacatgggaaaggtggGAGAATCCCAGAGTCCGTTCTGGGGCCCAGGGAGATGAGTTGATTTGTCCAAGGTCACCCAGCACGTCAGGGCAGGGCGGCTGGAGCACGATGGTGCTAATTATAGTCACCCTCGCTCTTGGTTCCCAGGCTCTGAACTCATTGCTTTCTGCTCGTGActtcatgtaattatatatttcagTCACCGGACTGTAACAGCCATGCAGACAGGGGAAGGTGCCTTTGTCTCCTACAGTGTGTACTGTCGGGCCTAGTGGGCGGGGTCCCTAACTATGGGTAGAAAGACGGCATCAATAAGCGTGCCATCCGGGCGCCCCAAGACTCAGAGAGGAAGCAGGGTGTCTGTCACACAAGTCACACGCCTAGGACACGGGTGAGGTGCAACTGCTCAGCAGTCCAGCACATAGCTGCGTCCCCTCTGGTGCGGGGTCCTCCCAGGCTCCAGaacccctccccttcctctccttccaAACATATCTCAGGAGGCCTTGCCCCTTCACCTGCCTGGCCTCTTCAGGCCATTGGTCAAGTCCAAGTGAGGGGCCAATCTCTTACTTCCCCAGGTAGCACCGACACCTTTTTGCACCTGTCACGTTACCCTGCCCCTCACACAGCAGTGACCCTGCCTCTCCTCCAGAAAGCCTTGCACGACTTGCTGCGCCCTTACACGACTGAGTCAGACCAGATTTAGCTGGCTGCATCTTTAGCCAAGGTCCCCCATGCCACCTGCCTCCATCCTCTGGGAAGGTAGCCTGGGGTGGCAGTGGGTGCTAAGAGAGACACAGAGCCTGTGGGTCT
Proteins encoded in this window:
- the TRIM63 gene encoding E3 ubiquitin-protein ligase TRIM63, which codes for MDYKPSLIPDGNPMENLEKQLICPICLEMFTKPVVILPCQHNLCRKCANDIFQAANPYWTNRGGSLSTSGGRFRCPSCRHEVIMDRHGVYGLQRNLLVENIIDIYKQECSSRPLQKGSHPMCKEHEDEKINIYCLTCEVPTCSMCKVFGAHQACEVAPLQNVFQGQKTELSNCISMLVAGNDRVNTIISQLEDSCRVTKENSHQVKEALSQKFDALYAILDEKKSELLQRVTSEQEEKLAFIEALIQQYREQLDKSTKLVETAIQSLDEPGGATFLLGAKPLIKSIVEASKGCQLGKTEQGFENMDYFTLDLEYIADALRAIDFGADEEEEATEEEDQVEDESTAGKGEVGHVCQDLLARLCHFLQLRSAAAQEGKRWRWRQGDENPRSWRLQKERCSAQADVEIKPALSAQRPRRGERG